Proteins from one Euwallacea similis isolate ESF13 chromosome 13, ESF131.1, whole genome shotgun sequence genomic window:
- the bsf gene encoding leucine-rich PPR motif-containing protein, mitochondrial isoform X2, translating into MASILRSSKFVRYIAGFARNVVVNTPRELDGNLVNSANAQCYCGAIPRTLATQTNTQHDQSLERRFKSLDQDVRKSGRISRRDIEDVLEEIRNARSATSSQSLLVIRCCGTLVPDELPEVRTKLVQEIWNTLIKLNLPMDVSHYNALLRVYLENEHPFSPTEFLKEMESRGIEPNRVTYQRLISRYCQDGDIEGATKILEYMREKQMPVNENVFNALIFGHSQAGDMNSAHGILTVMAQAGLEPSADTYTTLLCGYARSGDMEKIKILINECEQKEIYLLDKDYLDIVYSLATNGHEQYVPEILSKVKRTIGYNQDAINFILRLINKGKDETAFAILHTMLRSTRPDGSIMPVGNFFIRQLVKIDRDVNTVVSYTKRLEEHGMYEKGILLATEISLELGREELAYALMEHLKQQGYEIKQHFFWPLIIANASDKSGKGIVNVLQRMQSFDLIPSQETLRDWVLPNLNGNSSEVLSILRDANVSLGASACGLVTNLLLKNEISEAATIASSVNAYYVPELIKRPLTNALYATKDVNSYITILRQVYESLKKKTPHLDNQDSVDGPSVIGAFLVDICLARRNYVELIPKVLEQLVEQGLSINTTNAEILENKLGEQMTDHISDMLGRLTSGELTPAPLSKRPTYTPYYQMNVDQLEKLVQNLGSKGVETLGYKRRLLTLYHRETNLEKMVELLEQIKQIPNFVVTSGIHAILMDTYAAHDQLDKALEHLNMIKEIEKDQFQIDESKIVRLAGLFVKNGKIEEAIKFLEETPREKSTRGYSYTSLVWRVLNSLAEKGQAEDLDQLFDTLIKNEYADVTTVTLGPLIKVHLKNNDLDAALKKFEWCVEQYQATPWKNELVCKLIEIEDADKLQKLTDLSTLVHGEINSLYDLVFAFVECGRIRQARKILETPGLQSRPQRINNACERFQQEGLVKPLEGLKDATRDLNHIDRSDIYYQLLLSYIKQDDPEKSLGLWTQMQEEDLAPTDQFLLKLGSFLQEKGHQVPFAIPQPKLKIKQRPTPKESVPQATLSLPRPRQTVFRQKLAENNLNDCLQIFNNNQDRVSVAEASQFIEKLIHQDMLDDAVGVTLGLINKGSFPIQKIFRFLLNKVAAAGRVDDLNEIGSKLNTEVKRMVSFDNRLCHANIVAGKVEDYLNKLEQDIDNASSDNLENISSQFPRGGAYGILEKYPEYSDKFEEIAIKYAAKGIVGPLNVLWTKYFIDNVPEKTSHLWQTYLKDAPRIMFQKIIHTARETQDQELIKRLTDHLKISNVTPGAVGNAYSCYLDVLVAKNMTDEVVEVFERALTQVPVDNINRTAVLRVKEVYEKIGKPFEHPIPSKNKSTVQENEEF; encoded by the exons ATGGCATCAATTTTGAGATCTTCGAAATTCGTAAGATATATCGCCGGTTTTGCAAGAAATGTGGTCGTGAACACTCCCAGAGAGCTCGACGGGAATCTCGTCAACTCCGCCAATGCACAATGTTACTGTGGAGCTATTCCCAG GACCTTAGCCACTCAGACCAACACTCAACATGACCAGAGCCTTGAACGAAGATTCAAATCCTTAGATCAGGATGTGAGAAAATCTGGGCGAATATCTCGGAGGGATATTGAAGATGTCTTGGAGGAGATAAGGAATGCTCGATCTGCTACAAGTTCACAGTCACTTTTAG TCATTCGATGTTGTGGAACCTTAGTTCCTGATGAACTACCAGAAGTGAGGACTAAActagtacaagaaatatggAACACTCTAATCAAACTGAACCTTCCAATGGATGTTTCTCATTACAATGCCCTTTTAAGAGTTTATTTAGAAAACGAGCATCCCTTCTCTCCTACTGAATTTCTCAAAGAAATGGAGAGTAGGGGAATAGAGCCTAACAGAGTCACTTACCAGAGATTAATATCCAGGTATTGTCAGGATGGAGATATCGAAGGGGCCACTAAAATCTTGGAGTACATGAGAGAGAAGCAGATGCCAGTTAATGAGAATGTATTCAATGCACTTATTTTTGGGCATTCACAAGCAGg ggATATGAATTCAGCCCATGGAATCTTGACTGTTATGGCCCAAGCAGGTTTGGAGCCTAGTGCAGATACTTACACCACACTACTATGTGGCTATGCCCGAAGTGGGGATatggagaaaattaaaattttaattaatgaatgtGAACAAAAGGAGATCTATCTATTGGACAAGGATTATTTAGACATTGTGTACTCCTTAGCAACTAATGGGCATGAGCAGTATGTTCCTGAAATTTTGTCTAAAGTGAAGAGAACTATTGGATACAATCAAGACgccataaatttcattttgcgaTTGATAAATAAAGGAAAAGACGAGACTGCATTTGCAATACTTCATACCATGCTGAGGTCCACAAGACCTGATGGTAGTATCATGCCTGTAGGGAATTTCTTCATTCGCCAGTTAGTCAAAATTGACAGAGATGTAAACACTGTGGTATCTTACACTAAGAGACTAGAAGAGCATGGCATGTATGAAAAGGGGATACTTTTAGCCACAGAAATAAGTTTAGAGCTTGGTAGGGAAGAGCTGGCATATGCATTGATGGAGCACCTCAAGCAGCAGGGCTATGAAATTaaacaacactttttttgGCCCTTGATTATTGCCAATGCCTCAGACAAATCAGGAAAAGGTATAGTCAATGTTTTGCAGAGAATGCAAAGCTTTGATCTTATACCGAGTCAGGAAACTTTAAGGGATTGGGTGTTGCCCAATCTGAATGGCAACAGTAGCGAAGTGCTTTCAATACTCAGGGATGCAAATGTGTCTCTGGGAGCTTCAGCTTGTGGGTTAGtcactaatttattattgaaaaacgaGATTTCTGAGGCGGCTACTATAGCTTCCAGTGTAAACGCTTATTATGTGCCCGAACTCATAAAGAGACCCTTAACCAATGCGCTTTACGCCACAAAAGACGTGAACTCTTACATTACCATTCTTCGACAAGTGTATGAAAGTTTGAAGAAGAAAACTCCTCACTTAGATAACCAGGATTCCGTTGATGGGCCTTCTGTCATAGGGGCATTTTTAGTTGATATATGTCTAGCTCGTCGCAATTACGTCGAATTAATCCCTAAAGTTTTGGAGCAACTTGTGGAGCAAGGCCTGAGCATCAACACAACTAACGCAGAAATCTTAGAAAATAAGCTGGGAGAACAAATGACTGATCATATATCTGATATGTTAGGCAGGTTAACTTCAGGAGAATTAACACCCGCACCATTGTCAAAGAGGCCCACTTATACTCCCTATTATCAAATGAACGTGGATCAACTGGAGAAGTTGGTGCAAAATTTGGGGTCCAAAGGAGTGGAGACTTTGGGGTACAAAAGGCGTTTGTTAACTTTGTATCACAG GGAAACAAACTTGGAGAAAATGGTGGAACTCTTGGagcaaataaaacaaattccaAACTTTGTAGTAACGTCCGGTATTCACGCAATCCTTATGGACACTTATGCAGCTCACGACCAATTGGATAAGGCATTGGAACACCTAAATATGATTAAAGAGATTGAAAAGGACCaatttcaaattgatgaaagtAAAATTGTTAGATTGGCCGGTTTGTTTGTCAAAAATGGAAAGATTGAGGAAGCAATTAAGTTCTTGGAAG AAACTCCTAGAGAGAAAAGCACTAGAGGCTACAGTTATACTTCCTTAGTGTGGCGAGTATTAAACTCACTTGCTGAGAAAGGACAAGCGGAAGATTTGGACCAGTTATTCGATACTTTGATTAAGAATGAATATGCTGATGTTACAACGGTTACTTTAGGACCTTTGATTAAAGTTCACCTCAAAAACAATGATTTGGACGCTGCattgaagaaatttgaatG GTGTGTGGAACAATACCAAGCAACCCCATGGAAAAACGAGTTGGTCTGTAAACTAATCGAAATTGAAGACGCCGACAAACTCCAAAAACTCACCGATCTCAGTACTTTGGTACATGGAGAAATAAATAGCCTTTACGACTTGGTTTTCGCCTTCGTGGAATGTGGCAGAATTAGACAAGCACGCAAAATCCTTGAAACTCCTGGTCTTCAGAGCAGACCTCAGCGAATCAACAACGCTTGTGAAAGATTTCAACAAGAAGGATTGGTCAAGCCATTGGAAGGATTGAAAGATGCAACTAGGGACCTGAATCATATCGATCGAAGTGATATTTATTATCAGCTGCTGCTCAGTTATATCAAGCAAGATGACCCAGAAAAGAGCTTGGGATTGTGGACTCAAATGCAGGAAGAAGATTTGGCCCCCACCGATCAATTCTTGTTGAAACTCGGCAGTTTCTTACAGGAGAAAG GTCACCAAGTCCCTTTCGCGATACCTCAACCTAAACTGAAGATAAAACAGCGGCCTACTCCTAAAGAATCAGTACCGCAAGCTACTCTATCTCTGCCACGTCCCAGACAGACCGTTTTTAGGCAAAAATTAGCTGAAAATAATCTGAATGATTGCCTGCAgatctttaataataatcaggACAGAGTTTCTGTGGCTGAAGCATCACAGTTCATTGAGAAGCTTATACATCAGGACATGCTAGATGACGCTGTTGGGGTCACTTTGGGATTAATCAATAAGGGCTCCTTCCCTATCCAGAAGATTTTCag GTTTTTACTAAATAAGGTTGCAGCGGCTGGTAGAGTGGACGATTTAAACGAAATTGGAAGCAAACTTAATACTGAAGTTAAGCGAATGGTGTCCTTTGATAACAGGTTATGCCACGCTAATATCGTTGCTGGCAAAGTGGAAGATTATCTGAACAAACTGGAGCAAGATATTGATAACGCATCCAGtgataatttggaaaatatcagCAGCCAGTTCCCAAGAGGGGGCGCCTATGGAATATTGGAGAAATATCCGGAATATTCCGATAAAT TTGAGGAAATCGCCATAAAATACGCCGCCAAGGGAATAGTGGGCCCACTAAACGTTCTATGGACTAAGTATTTCATTGACAACGTTCCTGAAAAAACCTCACATTTGTGGCAAACTTACTTAAAAGACGCGCCCAGAATCatgttccaaaaaataattcacacagcTAGAGAAACCCAAGATCAAGAACTCATAAAGCGACTTACGGACCATTTGAAAATCAGCAATGTCACGCCGGGAGCCGTTGGCAACGCCTACAGTTGCTATTTGGACGTTTTAGTGGCCAAAAACATGACAGATGAGGTTGTCGAGGTGTTTGAGAGGGCTTTGACTCAAGTACCTGTAGATAACATCAACAGAACGGCAGTGCTGCGGGTCAAGGAAGTCTATGAAAAGATAGGAAAGCCTTTTGAACATCCCATTCCTAGTAAAAACAAGAGTACTGTGCAAGAAAATGAGGAATTTTAG
- the bsf gene encoding leucine-rich PPR motif-containing protein, mitochondrial isoform X1, producing MASILRSSKFVRYIAGFARNVVVNTPRELDGNLVNSANAQCYCGAIPRTLATQTNTQHDQSLERRFKSLDQDVRKSGRISRRDIEDVLEEIRNARSATSSQSLLVIRCCGTLVPDELPEVRTKLVQEIWNTLIKLNLPMDVSHYNALLRVYLENEHPFSPTEFLKEMESRGIEPNRVTYQRLISRYCQDGDIEGATKILEYMREKQMPVNENVFNALIFGHSQAGDMNSAHGILTVMAQAGLEPSADTYTTLLCGYARSGDMEKIKILINECEQKEIYLLDKDYLDIVYSLATNGHEQYVPEILSKVKRTIGYNQDAINFILRLINKGKDETAFAILHTMLRSTRPDGSIMPVGNFFIRQLVKIDRDVNTVVSYTKRLEEHGMYEKGILLATEISLELGREELAYALMEHLKQQGYEIKQHFFWPLIIANASDKSGKGIVNVLQRMQSFDLIPSQETLRDWVLPNLNGNSSEVLSILRDANVSLGASACGLVTNLLLKNEISEAATIASSVNAYYVPELIKRPLTNALYATKDVNSYITILRQVYESLKKKTPHLDNQDSVDGPSVIGAFLVDICLARRNYVELIPKVLEQLVEQGLSINTTNAEILENKLGEQMTDHISDMLGRLTSGELTPAPLSKRPTYTPYYQMNVDQLEKLVQNLGSKGVETLGYKRRLLTLYHRETNLEKMVELLEQIKQIPNFVVTSGIHAILMDTYAAHDQLDKALEHLNMIKEIEKDQFQIDESKIVRLAGLFVKNGKIEEAIKFLEGQLSPFVEYLVITFLCVFSETPREKSTRGYSYTSLVWRVLNSLAEKGQAEDLDQLFDTLIKNEYADVTTVTLGPLIKVHLKNNDLDAALKKFEWCVEQYQATPWKNELVCKLIEIEDADKLQKLTDLSTLVHGEINSLYDLVFAFVECGRIRQARKILETPGLQSRPQRINNACERFQQEGLVKPLEGLKDATRDLNHIDRSDIYYQLLLSYIKQDDPEKSLGLWTQMQEEDLAPTDQFLLKLGSFLQEKGHQVPFAIPQPKLKIKQRPTPKESVPQATLSLPRPRQTVFRQKLAENNLNDCLQIFNNNQDRVSVAEASQFIEKLIHQDMLDDAVGVTLGLINKGSFPIQKIFRFLLNKVAAAGRVDDLNEIGSKLNTEVKRMVSFDNRLCHANIVAGKVEDYLNKLEQDIDNASSDNLENISSQFPRGGAYGILEKYPEYSDKFEEIAIKYAAKGIVGPLNVLWTKYFIDNVPEKTSHLWQTYLKDAPRIMFQKIIHTARETQDQELIKRLTDHLKISNVTPGAVGNAYSCYLDVLVAKNMTDEVVEVFERALTQVPVDNINRTAVLRVKEVYEKIGKPFEHPIPSKNKSTVQENEEF from the exons ATGGCATCAATTTTGAGATCTTCGAAATTCGTAAGATATATCGCCGGTTTTGCAAGAAATGTGGTCGTGAACACTCCCAGAGAGCTCGACGGGAATCTCGTCAACTCCGCCAATGCACAATGTTACTGTGGAGCTATTCCCAG GACCTTAGCCACTCAGACCAACACTCAACATGACCAGAGCCTTGAACGAAGATTCAAATCCTTAGATCAGGATGTGAGAAAATCTGGGCGAATATCTCGGAGGGATATTGAAGATGTCTTGGAGGAGATAAGGAATGCTCGATCTGCTACAAGTTCACAGTCACTTTTAG TCATTCGATGTTGTGGAACCTTAGTTCCTGATGAACTACCAGAAGTGAGGACTAAActagtacaagaaatatggAACACTCTAATCAAACTGAACCTTCCAATGGATGTTTCTCATTACAATGCCCTTTTAAGAGTTTATTTAGAAAACGAGCATCCCTTCTCTCCTACTGAATTTCTCAAAGAAATGGAGAGTAGGGGAATAGAGCCTAACAGAGTCACTTACCAGAGATTAATATCCAGGTATTGTCAGGATGGAGATATCGAAGGGGCCACTAAAATCTTGGAGTACATGAGAGAGAAGCAGATGCCAGTTAATGAGAATGTATTCAATGCACTTATTTTTGGGCATTCACAAGCAGg ggATATGAATTCAGCCCATGGAATCTTGACTGTTATGGCCCAAGCAGGTTTGGAGCCTAGTGCAGATACTTACACCACACTACTATGTGGCTATGCCCGAAGTGGGGATatggagaaaattaaaattttaattaatgaatgtGAACAAAAGGAGATCTATCTATTGGACAAGGATTATTTAGACATTGTGTACTCCTTAGCAACTAATGGGCATGAGCAGTATGTTCCTGAAATTTTGTCTAAAGTGAAGAGAACTATTGGATACAATCAAGACgccataaatttcattttgcgaTTGATAAATAAAGGAAAAGACGAGACTGCATTTGCAATACTTCATACCATGCTGAGGTCCACAAGACCTGATGGTAGTATCATGCCTGTAGGGAATTTCTTCATTCGCCAGTTAGTCAAAATTGACAGAGATGTAAACACTGTGGTATCTTACACTAAGAGACTAGAAGAGCATGGCATGTATGAAAAGGGGATACTTTTAGCCACAGAAATAAGTTTAGAGCTTGGTAGGGAAGAGCTGGCATATGCATTGATGGAGCACCTCAAGCAGCAGGGCTATGAAATTaaacaacactttttttgGCCCTTGATTATTGCCAATGCCTCAGACAAATCAGGAAAAGGTATAGTCAATGTTTTGCAGAGAATGCAAAGCTTTGATCTTATACCGAGTCAGGAAACTTTAAGGGATTGGGTGTTGCCCAATCTGAATGGCAACAGTAGCGAAGTGCTTTCAATACTCAGGGATGCAAATGTGTCTCTGGGAGCTTCAGCTTGTGGGTTAGtcactaatttattattgaaaaacgaGATTTCTGAGGCGGCTACTATAGCTTCCAGTGTAAACGCTTATTATGTGCCCGAACTCATAAAGAGACCCTTAACCAATGCGCTTTACGCCACAAAAGACGTGAACTCTTACATTACCATTCTTCGACAAGTGTATGAAAGTTTGAAGAAGAAAACTCCTCACTTAGATAACCAGGATTCCGTTGATGGGCCTTCTGTCATAGGGGCATTTTTAGTTGATATATGTCTAGCTCGTCGCAATTACGTCGAATTAATCCCTAAAGTTTTGGAGCAACTTGTGGAGCAAGGCCTGAGCATCAACACAACTAACGCAGAAATCTTAGAAAATAAGCTGGGAGAACAAATGACTGATCATATATCTGATATGTTAGGCAGGTTAACTTCAGGAGAATTAACACCCGCACCATTGTCAAAGAGGCCCACTTATACTCCCTATTATCAAATGAACGTGGATCAACTGGAGAAGTTGGTGCAAAATTTGGGGTCCAAAGGAGTGGAGACTTTGGGGTACAAAAGGCGTTTGTTAACTTTGTATCACAG GGAAACAAACTTGGAGAAAATGGTGGAACTCTTGGagcaaataaaacaaattccaAACTTTGTAGTAACGTCCGGTATTCACGCAATCCTTATGGACACTTATGCAGCTCACGACCAATTGGATAAGGCATTGGAACACCTAAATATGATTAAAGAGATTGAAAAGGACCaatttcaaattgatgaaagtAAAATTGTTAGATTGGCCGGTTTGTTTGTCAAAAATGGAAAGATTGAGGAAGCAATTAAGTTCTTGGAAGGTCAGTTGAGTCCCTTCGTTGAATATTTggtaataacttttttatgtgttttttcaGAAACTCCTAGAGAGAAAAGCACTAGAGGCTACAGTTATACTTCCTTAGTGTGGCGAGTATTAAACTCACTTGCTGAGAAAGGACAAGCGGAAGATTTGGACCAGTTATTCGATACTTTGATTAAGAATGAATATGCTGATGTTACAACGGTTACTTTAGGACCTTTGATTAAAGTTCACCTCAAAAACAATGATTTGGACGCTGCattgaagaaatttgaatG GTGTGTGGAACAATACCAAGCAACCCCATGGAAAAACGAGTTGGTCTGTAAACTAATCGAAATTGAAGACGCCGACAAACTCCAAAAACTCACCGATCTCAGTACTTTGGTACATGGAGAAATAAATAGCCTTTACGACTTGGTTTTCGCCTTCGTGGAATGTGGCAGAATTAGACAAGCACGCAAAATCCTTGAAACTCCTGGTCTTCAGAGCAGACCTCAGCGAATCAACAACGCTTGTGAAAGATTTCAACAAGAAGGATTGGTCAAGCCATTGGAAGGATTGAAAGATGCAACTAGGGACCTGAATCATATCGATCGAAGTGATATTTATTATCAGCTGCTGCTCAGTTATATCAAGCAAGATGACCCAGAAAAGAGCTTGGGATTGTGGACTCAAATGCAGGAAGAAGATTTGGCCCCCACCGATCAATTCTTGTTGAAACTCGGCAGTTTCTTACAGGAGAAAG GTCACCAAGTCCCTTTCGCGATACCTCAACCTAAACTGAAGATAAAACAGCGGCCTACTCCTAAAGAATCAGTACCGCAAGCTACTCTATCTCTGCCACGTCCCAGACAGACCGTTTTTAGGCAAAAATTAGCTGAAAATAATCTGAATGATTGCCTGCAgatctttaataataatcaggACAGAGTTTCTGTGGCTGAAGCATCACAGTTCATTGAGAAGCTTATACATCAGGACATGCTAGATGACGCTGTTGGGGTCACTTTGGGATTAATCAATAAGGGCTCCTTCCCTATCCAGAAGATTTTCag GTTTTTACTAAATAAGGTTGCAGCGGCTGGTAGAGTGGACGATTTAAACGAAATTGGAAGCAAACTTAATACTGAAGTTAAGCGAATGGTGTCCTTTGATAACAGGTTATGCCACGCTAATATCGTTGCTGGCAAAGTGGAAGATTATCTGAACAAACTGGAGCAAGATATTGATAACGCATCCAGtgataatttggaaaatatcagCAGCCAGTTCCCAAGAGGGGGCGCCTATGGAATATTGGAGAAATATCCGGAATATTCCGATAAAT TTGAGGAAATCGCCATAAAATACGCCGCCAAGGGAATAGTGGGCCCACTAAACGTTCTATGGACTAAGTATTTCATTGACAACGTTCCTGAAAAAACCTCACATTTGTGGCAAACTTACTTAAAAGACGCGCCCAGAATCatgttccaaaaaataattcacacagcTAGAGAAACCCAAGATCAAGAACTCATAAAGCGACTTACGGACCATTTGAAAATCAGCAATGTCACGCCGGGAGCCGTTGGCAACGCCTACAGTTGCTATTTGGACGTTTTAGTGGCCAAAAACATGACAGATGAGGTTGTCGAGGTGTTTGAGAGGGCTTTGACTCAAGTACCTGTAGATAACATCAACAGAACGGCAGTGCTGCGGGTCAAGGAAGTCTATGAAAAGATAGGAAAGCCTTTTGAACATCCCATTCCTAGTAAAAACAAGAGTACTGTGCAAGAAAATGAGGAATTTTAG